The following proteins are co-located in the Paraburkholderia phytofirmans PsJN genome:
- a CDS encoding endo alpha-1,4 polygalactosaminidase, producing MSEHDHDQDRRLSLRALLRRVGRFARMAALGALASVAHAQGAESATAGPSVALYYGMNPPVDELAGFDVVVVDPDAHFDPRAHRQTHPAWFAYVSVGEVNPHRAYYSAMPREWLPGVNEAWASHVIDQTAAEWPAFFVDKVIAPLWKKGYRGFFLDTLDSYHLIAKTDAARAAQEAGLVRVIRAIKRRYPNARLIFNRGFEVLPQVHDLAYMVAFESLYRGWDAGKQRYTEVPQADRDWLLMQAATIRDQYRLPVLSIDYCPPADDTCAAATAARITEAGFVPYVTDGGLATVGVGAAGTGNARP from the coding sequence TTGTCCGAGCACGATCACGATCAGGACCGACGCTTGAGCTTGCGCGCGCTGCTGCGTCGTGTCGGCCGGTTCGCGCGTATGGCCGCGCTCGGCGCGCTGGCTTCGGTCGCGCACGCGCAGGGCGCGGAGAGCGCGACGGCGGGACCGTCGGTGGCGTTGTACTACGGCATGAATCCGCCTGTCGATGAATTGGCCGGATTCGATGTCGTGGTGGTCGATCCCGATGCGCACTTCGATCCACGCGCTCACCGGCAGACCCATCCGGCGTGGTTCGCGTATGTGAGCGTGGGCGAGGTGAACCCGCATCGCGCGTATTACAGCGCGATGCCGCGCGAGTGGCTGCCGGGCGTCAACGAGGCGTGGGCCTCGCATGTGATCGATCAGACGGCCGCTGAATGGCCGGCGTTTTTCGTCGACAAGGTGATCGCGCCGTTATGGAAAAAAGGCTATCGCGGCTTCTTTCTCGACACGCTCGATTCCTACCACCTGATCGCCAAAACCGACGCCGCGCGCGCCGCGCAGGAAGCGGGACTGGTGCGGGTCATCCGTGCGATCAAGAGGCGTTATCCGAACGCCAGGCTGATCTTTAACCGCGGTTTCGAGGTCTTGCCGCAGGTCCATGATCTTGCCTACATGGTGGCGTTCGAATCGCTGTACCGCGGTTGGGATGCCGGCAAGCAGCGTTACACGGAAGTGCCGCAAGCCGATCGCGACTGGCTGCTGATGCAGGCAGCGACGATCCGCGATCAATACAGGTTGCCGGTGCTGTCCATCGACTATTGCCCGCCCGCCGACGACACATGCGCGGCCGCCACCGCAGCGCGGATCACTGAAGCCGGCTTCGTGCCTTACGTCACCGACGGTGGACTCGCGACCGTCGGCGTGGGCGCGGCTGGAACCGGCAATGCACGGCCGTGA
- a CDS encoding endo alpha-1,4 polygalactosaminidase, which translates to MNNTNSGSTTTPTISTARALPASPVWTAYYGRGSALDLTQTAATFNVIVIDADPGNGTPAFSSAQIAALKANGAKVLSYLNFGACEKWRTYWNTVPSGFVSCGANTAAQISRYSGFQEYWMNPANADYQNLIVNYIAPRLAATGVDGFMLDNFEIVGHGANASSAPCNASCAQGGLDLVKQLRDRFPDLAMVPNAAPVSAIGATTGGVSFPWLIDGVIAEQVFLPSTSTSLVQQLKSWQSTEQNLGRGAFLVGSLDYTSSCTASSAAQTAWTAAQQAGFSPSISTVSLDSICWWPFLPTGI; encoded by the coding sequence TTGAACAACACCAATTCCGGCTCGACTACCACGCCTACGATCTCGACGGCCCGCGCCTTGCCGGCGTCGCCGGTGTGGACGGCTTATTACGGCCGGGGCAGTGCGCTCGACCTCACTCAGACGGCGGCCACGTTCAACGTCATCGTGATCGACGCGGATCCGGGCAACGGCACGCCTGCCTTCTCGAGCGCGCAGATCGCCGCGTTGAAGGCGAACGGCGCGAAAGTGCTCAGCTACCTGAATTTCGGCGCCTGCGAAAAATGGCGAACTTACTGGAACACGGTGCCGTCCGGCTTCGTGTCGTGCGGCGCGAATACTGCGGCGCAAATCAGCAGATATTCGGGCTTTCAGGAATACTGGATGAATCCCGCCAACGCCGACTATCAGAACCTGATTGTCAACTACATCGCGCCGCGTCTCGCGGCAACCGGTGTCGACGGCTTCATGCTGGATAACTTCGAAATCGTCGGACACGGCGCCAATGCGTCGAGTGCGCCGTGCAATGCAAGCTGCGCCCAGGGCGGTCTCGATCTCGTCAAGCAATTGCGCGACCGCTTTCCGGATCTGGCGATGGTGCCGAACGCCGCGCCGGTATCGGCCATTGGCGCAACGACGGGCGGTGTATCGTTTCCGTGGCTGATCGACGGCGTGATCGCGGAACAGGTCTTCTTGCCGTCTACGAGCACGTCGCTCGTGCAGCAACTGAAGTCGTGGCAAAGCACGGAGCAGAATCTCGGCCGCGGCGCTTTCCTCGTCGGCTCGCTCGACTACACGTCGTCATGCACGGCGAGTTCGGCCGCGCAAACCGCATGGACGGCGGCGCAACAGGCGGGCTTCAGTCCGTCGATCTCGACGGTATCGCTCGATAGTATTTGCTGGTGGCCGTTCCTGCCCACGGGTATCTAG
- the pelG gene encoding exopolysaccharide Pel transporter PelG, with product MAGIGFELRKIMRRDTLTGVARAYAYAGLISSGPLILSIFGILIIGLISLTSVIPTFAIVQFQVSVTYLIALSLILTGPLQLSFTRFISDRLFEKRDDLVLSNYNGVVLVSSMLASVVAVVAMLVGFREEPLIYRLLMITGFVVVSNIWIAVIFLSSVKQYRQILMVFAVGYACVVCLALALNGYGLVGLLGGFVAGHIVLLAGLSGLIYRNYRSERFVSFEVFERRFAYPSLALVGLLFNIGVWLDKFMFWYAPGTGTRVIGPLHASVIYDIPIFIAYVCVMPGMATFLVRIEADFVEYYDAFYDAVRSGATLRHINEMRDMMVGSVRAGLYEIIKVQAVVLLLIVAFGERVLGSLGISPLYMPLLVVDVVSASLQVLLLGLLNVFFYLDGRRMVLRLTGAFVVLNGLFTGITLRLGPDFYGYGFALALLVVVVAAVKVLDRKFMSLEYETYMLRG from the coding sequence ATGGCGGGTATCGGCTTCGAATTACGCAAGATCATGCGCCGCGACACGCTGACCGGCGTGGCGCGCGCCTATGCTTACGCGGGCCTGATCAGTTCCGGTCCGCTGATCCTGTCGATCTTCGGCATCCTGATCATCGGCCTGATCAGTCTCACTTCGGTGATTCCGACGTTCGCGATCGTGCAGTTCCAGGTGTCGGTCACGTATCTGATCGCGCTCAGTCTGATTCTGACCGGGCCGCTGCAACTGTCGTTCACGCGCTTCATCTCCGACCGGCTGTTCGAAAAGCGCGACGACCTCGTGCTGTCGAACTACAACGGCGTGGTGCTGGTGTCGTCGATGTTGGCCAGCGTGGTCGCGGTGGTCGCGATGCTGGTGGGCTTTCGCGAGGAGCCGCTGATCTACCGCTTGCTGATGATTACGGGCTTCGTGGTGGTCAGCAACATCTGGATCGCCGTGATCTTCCTGTCGAGCGTCAAGCAGTACCGGCAGATCCTGATGGTGTTCGCCGTCGGCTATGCGTGCGTGGTGTGTCTCGCACTCGCGTTGAACGGCTATGGACTGGTCGGTCTGCTTGGCGGCTTCGTGGCCGGGCACATCGTGCTGCTCGCCGGTCTGTCGGGTCTGATTTACCGTAACTACCGCAGCGAGCGTTTCGTGTCGTTCGAAGTGTTCGAGCGGCGCTTCGCCTATCCGAGCCTCGCGCTGGTCGGCCTGCTGTTCAATATCGGCGTGTGGCTCGACAAGTTCATGTTCTGGTATGCGCCGGGTACGGGCACGCGCGTGATCGGGCCGCTGCATGCATCGGTGATTTACGACATTCCGATTTTTATCGCCTACGTGTGCGTGATGCCCGGCATGGCGACGTTCCTCGTGCGCATCGAGGCGGATTTCGTCGAATACTACGACGCCTTTTACGACGCGGTGCGCAGCGGCGCGACGCTGCGCCATATCAACGAAATGCGCGACATGATGGTGGGCAGCGTGCGAGCCGGGCTGTATGAAATCATCAAGGTGCAGGCGGTCGTGCTGCTGCTGATCGTCGCCTTCGGCGAGCGCGTGCTGGGCTCGCTCGGCATTTCGCCGTTGTATATGCCGCTGCTTGTGGTCGACGTGGTGTCGGCGAGTCTGCAGGTGTTGCTGCTCGGTCTGCTCAACGTGTTCTTCTATCTCGACGGGCGGCGCATGGTGCTGCGGCTCACCGGCGCATTCGTCGTGCTGAATGGACTCTTCACCGGCATCACGCTCAGGCTCGGGCCGGATTTCTATGGCTATGGATTTGCGCTGGCGTTGCTGGTCGTGGTGGTGGCAGCCGTGAAGGTGCTCGATCGCAAATTCATGTCTTTGGAATACGAAACGTATATGTTGCGGGGTTGA
- the galE gene encoding UDP-glucose 4-epimerase GalE has translation MDLKGTILVTGGAGFIGSHTCVELLNGGYDVVVVDNLVNSNRESLKRVEQITGKRVAFHETDSRDESALQRIFDAHPVSGAIHFAALKAVGESVSKPIEYYDNNLGSLLTLLSVMRARDVKQFVFSSSATVYGVPKTSPIDESFPLSATNPYGQTKLIAEQILRDLEVSDPSWRIATLRYFNPVGAHESGLIGEDPGGVPNNLMPYVAQVAVGKLEKLRVFGGDYDTPDGTGVRDYIHVVDLARGHLAALDALVARDASFVVNLGTGQGYSVLDVVRSFEKASGKPVPYEIVARRPGDVASCFADPAAAEKLLGWRAQYGIERMCADHWRWQSTNPAGYA, from the coding sequence ATGGACTTGAAAGGCACGATTCTGGTCACCGGCGGTGCGGGCTTTATCGGCTCGCATACCTGTGTCGAATTGCTGAACGGTGGCTACGACGTGGTCGTGGTCGATAACCTCGTCAACAGCAACCGCGAGTCGCTCAAACGCGTCGAGCAGATCACGGGCAAGCGCGTCGCGTTCCATGAAACGGATTCGCGCGATGAATCCGCGCTGCAGCGCATTTTCGACGCGCATCCAGTGAGCGGCGCGATTCACTTCGCGGCGCTCAAGGCGGTGGGCGAATCGGTCTCGAAGCCGATCGAGTACTACGACAACAATCTCGGCAGTCTGCTCACGCTGCTTTCGGTGATGCGCGCGCGCGATGTGAAGCAGTTCGTGTTCAGTTCGTCGGCCACGGTGTACGGCGTGCCGAAGACTTCGCCGATCGACGAATCGTTTCCGCTCTCCGCCACCAATCCGTACGGGCAGACCAAGCTGATCGCCGAACAGATTCTGCGCGATCTGGAAGTGTCGGATCCGTCGTGGCGTATCGCCACGCTGCGTTATTTCAATCCGGTCGGCGCGCACGAAAGCGGTCTGATCGGCGAAGACCCGGGCGGCGTGCCGAACAACCTCATGCCGTATGTCGCGCAAGTCGCGGTCGGCAAGCTGGAGAAACTGCGCGTGTTCGGCGGCGACTACGACACGCCGGACGGCACCGGCGTGCGCGACTACATCCACGTGGTCGATCTGGCGCGCGGACACCTGGCCGCGCTCGACGCGCTGGTCGCGCGCGATGCCAGCTTCGTGGTGAATCTCGGCACCGGGCAGGGCTATAGCGTGCTGGACGTGGTGCGCTCGTTCGAAAAGGCTTCGGGCAAGCCGGTGCCTTATGAAATCGTGGCGCGCCGTCCGGGCGACGTCGCGTCCTGTTTCGCCGATCCGGCCGCGGCGGAAAAGCTGCTTGGCTGGCGTGCGCAGTACGGCATCGAGCGCATGTGCGCGGACCATTGGCGCTGGCAGTCGACCAATCCGGCCGGCTACGCATAA
- the pelF gene encoding GT4 family glycosyltransferase PelF, with protein sequence MMKELPIRRAADADVCLLLEGTFPFVRGGVSSWVNEMIRSYPETRFAIVFIGSREQDYNGAAYVLPDNVVHIETHFLYEQAVADFQPRAVAGDAAAFARSQKLHDALRDPRSGLDVGGLMASMIPMLGANGALNEQQFLSSRAAWDTIVDQYQKYCTDPSFTDYFWTVRIMHKPLWQLARVAEKLLPAKVYHTVSTGYGGFLGALMHYRTGRPLLISEHGIYTKERKIDLLQSQWIRDNRGVFERDISRVSYFRELWVRFFEAIGKLAYDAADDIVALYEANRQRQITDGARAERTQCIPNGIDVDALGPLVAQRKPRSHRVVALIGRVVPIKDIKTFIRAIFIASRTMPDLEGWIIGPEEEDPAYALECRALVESLGLSRNVKFLGFQRIDDMMPQIDVIALTSISEALPLVVLEGFAAGVPAITTDVGSCRQLIEGVDAEDRALGSAGAVVQLADPAAFAQAVLALLADETRWQAAQQAGLARVRRYYTKKQMIDRYRALYERLAAMPDRERNYSAADAARCPMHHGTQSKAEPHASPAHPVQSQETR encoded by the coding sequence ATGATGAAAGAACTCCCGATCCGCCGTGCCGCCGATGCCGATGTCTGCCTGTTGCTCGAAGGCACGTTCCCGTTTGTGCGTGGCGGCGTGTCGAGCTGGGTCAATGAAATGATCCGCTCCTACCCGGAGACCCGCTTCGCGATTGTGTTCATCGGCAGCCGGGAACAGGACTACAACGGCGCCGCGTATGTGTTGCCGGATAACGTGGTGCATATCGAAACGCACTTCCTGTACGAACAGGCCGTGGCGGATTTCCAGCCGCGCGCCGTTGCCGGCGACGCCGCGGCGTTCGCGCGCTCGCAGAAATTGCACGACGCCTTGCGCGATCCGCGCAGCGGGCTGGATGTCGGCGGTCTGATGGCGAGCATGATTCCGATGCTTGGGGCGAATGGCGCATTGAACGAGCAACAGTTCCTGTCGAGCCGCGCGGCGTGGGACACGATCGTCGATCAGTATCAGAAGTACTGTACCGATCCGTCGTTCACCGATTATTTCTGGACCGTGCGCATCATGCACAAGCCGCTGTGGCAACTCGCGCGTGTCGCGGAGAAGCTATTGCCGGCGAAGGTCTATCACACCGTATCGACGGGATACGGCGGCTTTCTCGGCGCGTTGATGCATTACCGCACGGGTCGTCCGCTGCTCATCTCCGAGCACGGCATCTACACGAAAGAGCGCAAGATCGACCTGCTGCAAAGCCAGTGGATTCGCGACAACCGCGGCGTGTTCGAGCGCGATATCTCGCGCGTAAGCTATTTCCGCGAACTGTGGGTGCGTTTCTTCGAAGCGATCGGCAAGCTCGCCTACGACGCCGCTGACGATATCGTCGCGTTGTACGAGGCGAACCGCCAGCGTCAGATCACGGACGGCGCGCGCGCCGAGCGTACGCAATGCATTCCGAACGGCATCGACGTCGACGCGCTCGGGCCGCTGGTGGCGCAACGCAAGCCGCGTTCGCACCGCGTGGTCGCGCTGATTGGCCGCGTGGTGCCGATCAAGGACATCAAGACCTTTATTCGCGCGATCTTCATTGCGTCGCGCACCATGCCGGATCTCGAAGGCTGGATCATCGGACCGGAAGAGGAAGATCCCGCTTACGCGCTCGAATGCCGCGCGCTCGTGGAGAGTCTCGGCCTGAGCCGCAATGTGAAGTTCCTTGGCTTCCAGCGCATCGACGACATGATGCCGCAAATCGACGTGATCGCGCTGACCTCGATCAGCGAGGCGCTGCCGCTGGTGGTGCTGGAAGGTTTCGCGGCCGGCGTGCCGGCCATCACGACCGACGTGGGCTCGTGCCGTCAACTGATCGAAGGCGTGGATGCGGAAGATCGCGCGCTCGGCTCCGCGGGCGCGGTGGTTCAGCTCGCCGACCCGGCGGCCTTCGCACAGGCGGTTTTGGCGCTGCTCGCCGACGAAACCCGCTGGCAGGCCGCGCAGCAGGCCGGACTCGCGCGCGTGCGCCGCTACTACACCAAGAAGCAGATGATCGACCGCTATCGCGCGCTGTATGAGCGTCTCGCCGCGATGCCGGATCGCGAGCGCAACTATTCGGCCGCCGATGCGGCGCGCTGCCCGATGCATCACGGCACTCAATCAAAAGCGGAGCCGCACGCGAGTCCGGCACATCCCGTTCAATCGCAGGAGACACGCTGA